The Thermodesulfatator atlanticus DSM 21156 sequence GAAAATCCAGCTATAGAATGAAAGTTCAGGAAATAATTATGAGATAGCTATTAAGGTAGGATTATGTTTTGATTTTGTAAAATTTGATGGATTTTTGGTAGGAAAGAAGCTTTTTGCTGCCTAAAAATTTCAGTAAAGAGTTAAGAAAAGCCAGGGGAAGCCTTTTTTCGGAATTTTTATACAGCTATTTTTGGGTTCATAGAGATGAAAATCGCTTTTATCAATAATTACACACCTTATCCGGAAATTAAGCTAATTTAGTTTTTTTCAATTGTGATTTCGCGTTCTTCTGGGCCTAAAATTTTGAGATGAACTTTTATTTCTTTATCAAAAGAAAAGGGTAGTTTTTCACTCCATTCGATAACCAGGATCCCTTGGTCGGCAAGTTCTTCAAGCCCGAGGTCAAAAACATCTTCAGGCTCAAGACGGTAAAGATCAACGTGAAAAACAGGCACTCGCCCAGGGTATTCATTTATAATTGCAAAAGTAGGACTCTGAACATAATAGTCTTGAGGGACCCCCAAGGCCCTGGCAAGCCCTTTGACAAAAGTAGTCTTCCCCGCGCCAAGGTCCCCGAAAAGAAGAATAACTGTGCCGGGCTCAAGGGTTTTCCCAAAGTTTTCCGCAATTTTTTGGGTCTCTTCAGGGCTTTGGGATTTAATTTTTTCCAAACTCTTTCCTCACAAGGAGTTCTTTGATAGCCAAAGGTATAGTTTCAGCCACTTCTTGGGCAGTATATCCCCAGGGGCCTTTTCGCTTGGCTAAAATATCCGCGGCATACCCGTGTAAAAATACTCCCAGGCAGGCTGCGGAAAATGCTTCATATCCCTGTCCTAAAAGGGAAGCGATAAGTCCTGTTAAAACATCGCCACTTCCTCCGCTGGCAAGCCCTGGGTTCCCTGTGGTGTTTACTGCTTCGCGGCCATCTGGGGATACAATAACCGTAGCAGCACCTTTTAAAACAACTACGGCATTGGTTTCCTTGGCCGCAGCCCTGGCTGCAAGTAGCCGGTCTTCTTGGATTTCTTCTTTGGGGACATCAAGTAAACGAGAAAGCTCACCAGGGTGTGGGGTTATAACCCTAGGGGCCTGGGAGCGCCTTAAATGGTAGGGTTCTCCTGACGTAGCAGATAGGGCATCAGCGTCAACTACCATGGGGAGTTCCACCTGCGCTACAAGCTTGTGCACCAGCTCAAAGGTTTCCGGGTGAAGACCAAAGCCCGGTCCCAAGGCCACTGCCTTTTTTCCTACCATAAAGGAAATGATTTGGTCAAAGGCGCGGTATGAAAGGCTTTGGATAGGTGTTTCCTTAGGGAGCGGAAAAGTCATGGCTTCAACGAGGGTTGTTTCAAAAATATGATTAAGACTTTTAGGACACACCAGCGTGACAAGTCCGGCCCCGCCCCTTAAGGCCCCCTGGCAAGAAAGGATGGCGGCTCCAGTTTTCCCTTGAGAGCCGGCAAGCACCGCTACGTGCCCATAAGTGCCCTTATGTGAGTCTTGCGGGCGAGGCTTAATGGTCTCACACGCCCAGTTTACATCAAGACAAAAACGAGCAGGGCCTTTTTCGGCGATTATTTTTGCGGGCATAGAAATGTCGATTATTTCGAGCTCGCCGACATAATCTTTTCCGGGATAAATCAGCTGGCCAACTTTGGGAAGCGCCATGGTGGCACAGACCGTGGCCTTAACCGCAATACCTAGGGGACGGCCTGTATCAGCGGAAAGCCCTGAGGGCATATCTACTGAGACCACTATTTTTTGACTTTTGTTTATGAGTTCAATGGCCTTGGCAAAACGTCCACTGACTTCTCGAGAAAGCCCTGTTCCAAAGATAGCGTCAACAATTATCTGGTTTTTTGAAAGGGCTTCTTCAAGAGGAGATAGATCATCAGTGGTCAAAAAGTAAAGGGGAAGCCCCATGTTTTTGATGATCTTCAAGTTAACTTGTGCATCACCTTTGAATTTTTCTTCTTCTGTAAGGGAAAAGACTTTAAGGGGATAGCCTTTTTGAAAAAGATGGCGTGCTACCACAAAACCGTCTCCACCATTATTCCCAGGACCACAGACAATTACTACTCCTTGGGAAGCTTCTTGGGCAAAGCGTGAAAGAATGAGTTCTGCAATCCCACGGCCCGCATTTTCCATGAGTACTAATCCGGGGATACCGCATTCTTCGATGGTGTAATGATCAAGGGCTTGCATTTCAGAGGCGTAAACCAGTTTCATGTTCCTTCCCCCTGTTTTAATGACATTACTTATACCATGTTTTAAAAGGGAAAGGGATTTGAAAGATTGCAGACTGCTAAAATATCACCTAAAAAGAGTTTAAACCCAATATGAATTAGGCATTAAAAGCCCGAGGCTGTTTAGAATACGTTCCTCTTTTTCGGAACGGAAAGGAAGGGTCCAGTGTCTTAAAAAGATTTTAGGAGTTTATCATGCGCTTTATATTGTTGTTAGTTTTGCCTTTTTTGTTAGGAGCTTGTGGTGGGCCAAAGTACGTTATTAAGGAACGCTATCTTGCCCCCATGGGGCTTTCTGGGGAGATCTGCCTCAAAGAGTGTCAGCAAAAATTCGAAAAATGTCAGCAAAATTGCCAGAAAGAATATCAAAAATGTTTGGCGGCTGTAAGGGTTGAAGCAAAAGAAATATACCAGAAAGAACTTTTATCCTACCAAAATACGCTTACCACGTATGAAGAAGAGTTGCGTCTTTATCGCTTAAAGCTGTCTCGCTATCAGGAGAACTTGAATCGCCTAAAAGAAGACTATCAGTTTTTTAAAAAAATATGTAAGCGGGATAAGGACCAGTTTGCCTGTCGCAGAAAAGACGAGCTAGCTAAAAAACTTGCAAGACTAAAAGGCCAAAGGCCTATAGCTCCCCTTAAACCCAAAAGACCGTCGCTTACTGCCATTATAACCGAGCTTTCTGCTACCTGTGTCTCTGATTGCGGATGTAAGGACTTGTATGATAAATGTTTCCTTTCCTGTGGAGGAAGTATTATTCCTGAGAAAATTTGTGTGGAGAATTGTGATGAAAAAATGGGACAAAAGTAAAATCCTTGAGCTTGACCGTAGGCATATCTGGCATCCTTATACCCAGATGAAAGACTACGAGAACCGCGACCCCAAAGTCATTGTCTCTGCCCAGGGGCTTAAGCTTAAAACCATCGATGGCGAGGAACTCTATGACTCTATTTCTTCCTGGTGGACCAACGTCCACGGGCATCTTCATCCCGCTTTAAACCATGCCATTTGTGAGCAGCTTTCGTTGCTTGATCATGTCAATTTTTCGGGCTTTACCCATCCTTACGCCACAGAAGTGGTCGCAAGACTCAGGGAGTTTTTGCCGCAAGAGCTTTCACACTATTTTTTCTCAGATAACGGTTCTACAGCGGTGGAAGTGGCCCTTAAAATGGCCTTCCAATTCTGGCAAAACAAAGGTGTTAAAGAAAAGACCCGCTTTGTGTGCCTTGAAAACGCCTACCATGGAGACACCATCGGCGCGGTAAGTGTAGGCGGTTGCGATCTTTTTTTCGAACTTTATAAACCCCTTACCTTTAAGACTTACCGTGCACCAAGCCCTTATTGCTATCGCTGCGAAGAACACCAGGGCTTTACCCTTTCTGCAAATCATGATTGCAGCCTTCGTTGTATTGATGGCTTGGAAAAAATCTTTGAAGAAAAACACAAAGAGATCTGTGCCGTTATTGTTGAACCGCGCATGCAAGGGGCAGGGGGCATTTTAATCTATCCTCCCTCCTATCTTAAAAAATTACGCAGGCTTTGTGATCAATATGAAGTGCTTTTAATTTTCGATGAGGTGGCCACGGGCTTTGGTCGCACTGGTACCATGTTTGCCTTTGAACAGGCAGGAGTTGTCCCTGATATCATCTGCCTTGCCAAGGGGCTTACTGGTGGCTATCTCCCCATGGCGCTTACGGTTACCACCGAAGAAATCTACCAGGCCTTTTATGCGGATTATCTTGAAGGGAAAACCTTTTTCCACGGCCACACTTACACTGCCAATCCCATTTGTTGTGCAGTTGCCTGCGCTAATCTTAAACTTTTTGCTGAAGAAGACCCCCTTAACAAAACCAAAGAAGCACGAGAATACTTCCATAAAATCTTGCTAGAGGCCTTTTCAGAGAACCCGCATGTGGGAGATATTCGCTATGTCGGCTATATCGGGGCCATTGAACTGGTGAAAGACCGAAAGACAAGAGAGCCTTTTCCTCAGGCTTTGCGCCTTCCTTTTAAGATTTATATGCGCTCTCTTGAAGAGGGCCTGGTGCTTCGCCCATTGGGGGATGTGATCTACTGGTTTTTACCGCTTTGTATCACGAAAGAAGATGTTTCTGAAATAATTTCTCGCAGCCAGAAAGTTATCGAAAAAGTGCTCAAAGAACATGGGGCTTCCTGACTTAGAAAAAGAATTAGGAGAGCTTAAAGCCGAACATCGTCTGCGCATTTTGCCTCCTATTGAGGAGCACCAAGGACCTTACGTAAAAATCAAAGGACACTGGCTCTTAAATCTTTCCTCTAACGATTACCTAGGTCTTAGCGAAAGACTTAGCCTCCCTGAGATAATTAAAGAGCAAGGGCTTGACGGCTTTGGGGCAGGGGCTGCGCGTCTTCTTTCAGGAAATCACGTGCTTTATCAGGCCCTTGAGGAAAAACTCAGTGCGCTTTATGGCAAGGCCGCCCTGGTGTTTTCTTCGGGATATCATGCAAATATTGGGGTGATTCCAGCTCTTTGTGGCAAAAAGGACTTGGTCTTTGCCGACAAGCTGGTGCACGCAAGTATTATTGATGCGCTTAGGCTCACTCACGCTAAATTTTTTCGTTTTCCCCACCAAGACTTAGACACCCTTGAAAGACTTTTGCGCAAATATCGCGGCCAATTCCGCCGTGCTGTGATTGTTACCGAGTCCCTTTTCAGCATGGATGGGGACTTAAGCCCCCTTGAAGACCTAGTTGCTTTGAAAGAACGCTACCATGCCTTTTTGGTATTAGACGAAGCCCACGCAATCGGTGTTTACGGAAAAAGAGGGCTTGGCGTATCTGAGGAAAAGGAGCTTATCCCCAAGGTTGATCTGATTGTAGGGACTTTTGGAAAGGCCCTTGGAAGCTACGGGGCCTTTGTGATAGCAGAAAAAGCTATCATTTCTCTTCTTGTTAACAAGGCACGTTCTTTTATTTTTACTACGGCGCTTCCTCAGGTAATTGTGGCCGCTAACTTAAAGGCTTTAGATCTTCTTCCCAAATTAGAAAAAGAACGCTTAAAACTAAAGGCCCTTACCCAAAGATTTCGCAAAGAATTAGGCCTTGATGGTGATTCTCCTATTGTGCCCATTGTGGTAGGAGAAAACGAAAAAGCACTTTTTCTTGCGCAGGAACTTTTTAAAAAAGGCTACTATGTGCCAGCCATAAGACCACCCACTGTGCCGGAAGGCACGGCACGCCTCAGGGTTTCCTTAAGGGCAGATATTACCTGGGACGGCCTTGGGCCATTGGTTGCAATGATAAAAGACTATGCCCTCTGATTGAGCCTCTGGGAGCCATAAAGGGCTGCTCCCAGGGCCCCTGTTAGCTGGGGATTCTCTGGGACCAAAATCGAATTTCCAAGTAGTTCCTCAAGGGTTGCTACCAGGGCTTTGTTATATGCCACCCCTCCGGTGAATATGATAGGATTTTTGGCCCCTACTTTTTTAAGGAGGGTTAAAGACCGCTTGGCAATGGAATTGATAATACCTTTGGCAATTACTTCACGGGCTTCACCTCGTCCGATAAGCCCGATAACCTCACTTTCAGCAAAGACAGTGCAAAGAGAACTTATTTTGGCTGCTGTTTTAGCGGAAAGCGCCAAACTTGAAAGTCCTTGAAGATCCACACCAAGGGCCCTGGCCATTACCTCAAGAAAACGTCCTGTGCCAGCTGCGCAACGATCGTTCATCTCAAAGCGCAAAACTTTGCCAGAGGAGTCAAGCAAAATAGCTTTGGTGTCTTGTCCGCCTATGTCCAAGATGGTGCGTGCGGTGGGAAATATATGGCGCACTCCTAAAGCGTGGGCCTGGATTTCCGTAAGGATTTCTGCTCTAAAATGCTCTTTGGCTAAATAGCGGCCATAGCCTGTGGATACTAAGTAGTCATATTTAAAGTTAGATAACAAGTTAGCAATTTGTTCTTTGGGATTATAAGATGTTTCGGTGCATAAGTATTCTTTAATATTGCCATCTTTTAGAAAAACGAGTTTTATGCTACGTGAACCGATATCAAGGCCAATTATTTTCATTTTAAAATTTCTAAAAAGGCTTCAATTCTGGTGCGAAGTTGTTCTATATCTTCCTGGCTATAATCTGTTTCAATATTCAAAGTGGGTACTTTGTCAATTTTTTTGTTAACTTTATAAACTTCGGTAGTATAAGGATCACAAAATTTTAAACTATAATTGATCAAACCATGTGCGGAAAATTCATCTATCATCGATTTTATATTCTCAATGCGTTCGGCATTAGGTGTAAAAATGGCGCAGTCTATTTTTAGATATCTTGAGGCAATATCTTCCAAG is a genomic window containing:
- a CDS encoding aminotransferase class I/II-fold pyridoxal phosphate-dependent enzyme, with translation MGLPDLEKELGELKAEHRLRILPPIEEHQGPYVKIKGHWLLNLSSNDYLGLSERLSLPEIIKEQGLDGFGAGAARLLSGNHVLYQALEEKLSALYGKAALVFSSGYHANIGVIPALCGKKDLVFADKLVHASIIDALRLTHAKFFRFPHQDLDTLERLLRKYRGQFRRAVIVTESLFSMDGDLSPLEDLVALKERYHAFLVLDEAHAIGVYGKRGLGVSEEKELIPKVDLIVGTFGKALGSYGAFVIAEKAIISLLVNKARSFIFTTALPQVIVAANLKALDLLPKLEKERLKLKALTQRFRKELGLDGDSPIVPIVVGENEKALFLAQELFKKGYYVPAIRPPTVPEGTARLRVSLRADITWDGLGPLVAMIKDYAL
- a CDS encoding bifunctional ADP-dependent NAD(P)H-hydrate dehydratase/NAD(P)H-hydrate epimerase, which translates into the protein MKLVYASEMQALDHYTIEECGIPGLVLMENAGRGIAELILSRFAQEASQGVVIVCGPGNNGGDGFVVARHLFQKGYPLKVFSLTEEEKFKGDAQVNLKIIKNMGLPLYFLTTDDLSPLEEALSKNQIIVDAIFGTGLSREVSGRFAKAIELINKSQKIVVSVDMPSGLSADTGRPLGIAVKATVCATMALPKVGQLIYPGKDYVGELEIIDISMPAKIIAEKGPARFCLDVNWACETIKPRPQDSHKGTYGHVAVLAGSQGKTGAAILSCQGALRGGAGLVTLVCPKSLNHIFETTLVEAMTFPLPKETPIQSLSYRAFDQIISFMVGKKAVALGPGFGLHPETFELVHKLVAQVELPMVVDADALSATSGEPYHLRRSQAPRVITPHPGELSRLLDVPKEEIQEDRLLAARAAAKETNAVVVLKGAATVIVSPDGREAVNTTGNPGLASGGSGDVLTGLIASLLGQGYEAFSAACLGVFLHGYAADILAKRKGPWGYTAQEVAETIPLAIKELLVRKEFGKN
- a CDS encoding acyl-CoA dehydratase activase, which encodes MKIIGLDIGSRSIKLVFLKDGNIKEYLCTETSYNPKEQIANLLSNFKYDYLVSTGYGRYLAKEHFRAEILTEIQAHALGVRHIFPTARTILDIGGQDTKAILLDSSGKVLRFEMNDRCAAGTGRFLEVMARALGVDLQGLSSLALSAKTAAKISSLCTVFAESEVIGLIGRGEAREVIAKGIINSIAKRSLTLLKKVGAKNPIIFTGGVAYNKALVATLEELLGNSILVPENPQLTGALGAALYGSQRLNQRA
- the tsaE gene encoding tRNA (adenosine(37)-N6)-threonylcarbamoyltransferase complex ATPase subunit type 1 TsaE → MEKIKSQSPEETQKIAENFGKTLEPGTVILLFGDLGAGKTTFVKGLARALGVPQDYYVQSPTFAIINEYPGRVPVFHVDLYRLEPEDVFDLGLEELADQGILVIEWSEKLPFSFDKEIKVHLKILGPEEREITIEKN
- the bioA gene encoding adenosylmethionine--8-amino-7-oxononanoate transaminase; amino-acid sequence: MKKWDKSKILELDRRHIWHPYTQMKDYENRDPKVIVSAQGLKLKTIDGEELYDSISSWWTNVHGHLHPALNHAICEQLSLLDHVNFSGFTHPYATEVVARLREFLPQELSHYFFSDNGSTAVEVALKMAFQFWQNKGVKEKTRFVCLENAYHGDTIGAVSVGGCDLFFELYKPLTFKTYRAPSPYCYRCEEHQGFTLSANHDCSLRCIDGLEKIFEEKHKEICAVIVEPRMQGAGGILIYPPSYLKKLRRLCDQYEVLLIFDEVATGFGRTGTMFAFEQAGVVPDIICLAKGLTGGYLPMALTVTTEEIYQAFYADYLEGKTFFHGHTYTANPICCAVACANLKLFAEEDPLNKTKEAREYFHKILLEAFSENPHVGDIRYVGYIGAIELVKDRKTREPFPQALRLPFKIYMRSLEEGLVLRPLGDVIYWFLPLCITKEDVSEIISRSQKVIEKVLKEHGAS